A DNA window from Streptococcus parapneumoniae contains the following coding sequences:
- a CDS encoding phage upper tail fiber protein, which yields MTETIPVRVQHKRMSASDWASSTLVLLDGELGIESDTGKVKVGNGRDRFSALQYLTGPKGDRGERGETGPRGADGVMRFENLTSQQREGLKGAQGPQGPAGPTGPQGARGPAGLTGPAGAVGPRGPEGQRGPQGNTGPAGARGATGERGPVGPAGAPGQNIINQNGGQALKYWAGTRSQYDAIPNKDSNTIYDIYSST from the coding sequence ATGACAGAGACAATCCCAGTAAGGGTTCAACACAAGCGTATGTCAGCGAGTGACTGGGCAAGTAGCACTCTGGTCTTACTTGATGGAGAGTTAGGTATAGAGAGCGACACAGGTAAGGTCAAGGTCGGAAATGGCCGTGACCGATTCTCAGCTCTTCAATATCTGACGGGACCAAAAGGTGATCGTGGAGAACGTGGGGAAACAGGACCACGAGGAGCGGACGGTGTTATGCGGTTCGAGAACCTGACGAGTCAACAGAGGGAGGGCTTAAAAGGTGCACAAGGCCCACAGGGTCCGGCAGGCCCAACAGGCCCACAGGGTGCGAGAGGTCCGGCAGGCCTAACAGGCCCAGCAGGCGCAGTAGGGCCGAGAGGCCCAGAAGGTCAACGAGGACCTCAAGGAAACACAGGTCCAGCAGGCGCGAGAGGTGCCACAGGAGAACGTGGCCCAGTGGGGCCAGCTGGAGCGCCTGGTCAGAACATCATCAATCAGAATGGTGGACAAGCGCTGAAATATTGGGCTGGCACAAGGTCTCAATATGACGCGATTCCTAACAAGGATAGTAATACTATCTATGATATCTACAGTAGTACGTAG
- a CDS encoding pblB: protein MDALTRRQFDRAMFAKERTLAIRVGDYASRDIKEASFEYGYIKGDTYKPGGTCAGSGKITFTSIITTFNKLDILHPEIGLLVGDTYQWVKMGEYFINDIEIDRNRNTTTLELMDGMFKLNREYVTDLHFPAEVREVIQEICLKTGIELANDYFGISAMRYHVEQVPEGKKLSFRDMLSAMTQMIGMSCFFNREGKMEIRDLTESNITINADSYFLHGLTKSEIEYQIAGITCKTDKKSLTVGMKTGRSLEMDNVFMTQSALNDLYYKLKNLTYYPYNLNYQGHLLLEVGQWVTIQTNKKETFKVPVLSQSFTFKGGLRGRISADSKAGNDTQYSYEGTITKQIKQQDGIEAKIQAQIEAADAAFEAEFEKRKKVIDDAIEKYKANAEEMGAKIHEEIEKERPEFVKRIREELMSDADSIAELSKKLEQVSETARVNASLIGGDGTTQYNKNRLNGGTAKKISYGTDFVEVGHNGDGFEVGKQYVISWSATCTPYGKTDVTVVVNKNPFYGGHVHLAPANEVMPAIDKDLVQKEEQVLAVYYGAYRLTFSGDWYQNVEQSVTIDNQTRRIELAPVYKTVADGQHARYEGSWSESPTFIFDGGRT, encoded by the coding sequence ATGGACGCTTTAACTAGACGACAATTTGACAGAGCCATGTTTGCCAAGGAAAGGACGCTGGCTATCCGTGTTGGAGACTATGCTTCACGAGATATCAAAGAGGCTAGCTTTGAGTATGGCTACATCAAAGGTGATACATACAAGCCCGGTGGAACGTGTGCTGGTAGCGGTAAGATTACCTTTACCAGTATCATTACCACGTTCAATAAGCTGGATATTCTACACCCTGAGATTGGTCTACTTGTTGGGGATACCTACCAGTGGGTCAAGATGGGGGAATACTTCATCAACGATATTGAGATTGACCGAAACCGAAACACTACCACGCTGGAGCTCATGGACGGTATGTTTAAGCTCAATCGTGAGTATGTGACGGACTTGCATTTTCCGGCTGAGGTACGAGAGGTTATTCAGGAAATCTGCCTAAAAACGGGCATTGAGTTAGCGAATGACTATTTCGGAATCAGTGCTATGCGTTACCATGTCGAGCAAGTTCCTGAAGGTAAGAAACTTTCCTTTAGGGATATGCTGAGTGCTATGACTCAGATGATTGGGATGTCTTGCTTCTTCAACCGAGAAGGTAAGATGGAAATCCGTGATTTAACTGAGTCAAATATCACGATCAACGCTGACAGTTACTTCTTACATGGCTTGACCAAGAGTGAGATTGAGTATCAGATAGCTGGTATCACTTGTAAGACAGATAAGAAGTCTCTGACAGTCGGTATGAAGACAGGTCGGTCTTTGGAAATGGACAATGTCTTCATGACCCAGAGCGCTTTAAATGACCTGTATTACAAGTTGAAAAACCTGACTTACTACCCTTATAATCTCAACTACCAAGGACATTTGTTACTTGAGGTTGGGCAGTGGGTAACCATTCAGACCAACAAGAAAGAAACCTTTAAAGTTCCTGTGTTAAGTCAGAGCTTTACTTTTAAAGGCGGTCTGAGAGGTCGTATCAGTGCAGATAGTAAGGCTGGAAACGATACTCAGTATTCTTACGAGGGTACGATTACCAAGCAGATTAAGCAACAAGATGGCATTGAAGCGAAAATCCAAGCACAGATAGAAGCAGCAGACGCAGCCTTTGAAGCAGAGTTTGAGAAACGTAAAAAAGTGATTGATGATGCAATCGAAAAATACAAAGCAAATGCCGAAGAAATGGGCGCTAAAATCCATGAGGAGATAGAGAAAGAGCGTCCTGAGTTCGTGAAGCGTATCCGTGAAGAACTGATGAGTGATGCGGACTCAATCGCTGAATTAAGCAAGAAACTGGAACAGGTCAGCGAGACTGCAAGGGTCAATGCGAGCTTGATTGGTGGTGACGGGACTACTCAGTACAACAAGAACCGTTTGAATGGTGGGACGGCTAAGAAAATCAGCTATGGAACGGATTTTGTAGAGGTCGGTCATAATGGAGACGGTTTTGAGGTCGGCAAACAGTACGTCATCAGCTGGTCAGCAACCTGTACGCCTTACGGTAAGACAGATGTGACTGTGGTAGTCAATAAGAATCCATTTTATGGTGGACACGTCCATTTAGCACCTGCCAATGAGGTCATGCCAGCGATTGATAAAGACCTTGTCCAGAAAGAGGAGCAGGTCTTAGCGGTCTACTACGGTGCCTATCGACTGACCTTCTCAGGGGACTGGTATCAGAATGTAGAGCAGTCTGTGACGATTGACAATCAGACAAGACGGATTGAACTAGCGCCAGTCTATAAGACGGTTGCTGATGGGCAACATGCTAGATATGAGGGAAGTTGGAGTGAGAGTCCAACTTTTATTTTTGATGGAGGTAGAACATGA
- a CDS encoding DUF6711 family protein — MAQLTINGVAVKPPKSFQVGIQDIDGETGRNANGDMVRDRITTKRKLDCEWGMMTQEEMSQLLNAVSAVFFEVSYPDPVKGQTTGTFYVGDRTAPSYTFTEKFKPWSGAKFNLVER; from the coding sequence ATGGCACAATTGACAATCAATGGGGTGGCTGTGAAGCCTCCCAAATCTTTTCAGGTCGGTATTCAAGATATCGATGGAGAAACAGGGCGTAATGCCAATGGCGATATGGTGCGTGACCGTATTACGACTAAGCGTAAGTTAGACTGTGAATGGGGTATGATGACTCAAGAAGAAATGAGTCAGCTTTTAAATGCCGTGTCAGCAGTCTTTTTTGAGGTTTCCTACCCTGACCCCGTTAAAGGTCAGACAACTGGGACTTTCTACGTCGGTGATAGGACAGCTCCAAGCTATACCTTTACTGAGAAGTTCAAACCTTGGTCTGGCGCTAAATTTAATCTGGTAGAGAGGTAA